The Aquincola tertiaricarbonis genomic sequence CGCAGCGAGTATGCACCGCGGGCGCCGGTCAGACGCCGCTCAGCACCGCCACCAGCCCGTCCGGCACCTCGATGCCGTCCTGCTCGGCGGCGCGGCGCAGCGCTTCGCGGCGGGCACCGGGCAGGCGCACGCCGTCGTCGCGCAGCATCTCGGCCACCAGCACTTCCACCCGCTCCAGGTAGCTGCCGCTGCCGGCCAGCGCGCCGGGGTCGATGACGATGAAGGCCTGGCCGATGCGCGGCTTGTTGCCTTCGTCGACGAAGAAGGTGTCGGCCTCGAAGCTGAAGTGCGCGCCGATGACGGCGCTGCTCAGCAGCTCGATCATCAGCGCCAGCATCGCGCCCTTGGGGCTGCTGGCCGCGCCCAGCGGCAGCATGGAGCCTTCCATGCCACGCGCCGGGTCGGTGGTGGGCTGGCCGTCCACGTCCAGGGCCCATCCCAGCGGGATGCTGCGGCCTTCCTTGGCGGCCATCATCAGCTTGCCGCGGGCCACCTCGCTCAGGCTCAGGTCGATCATCAGCGGGTCGCCCGCGCCCGGCCGGCGCGGGAAGATGGCCGCGATCGGGTTGGTGCCGAACACCGGGTGGCGGCCGCCGGCCGCCGGCATCGCCGCCGGCGCATTGGCGAAGGCCAGGCCCACCATGCCGGCCGCGGCCACCGCGCGCAGGTGGTCCACCATGACGCCGCCGTGGTGGCTGTTGACCACGCCCGCGCAGGCCACGCCGTGGCTGGCCGCTCGCGCGATGGCTTCCTGCACGGCCAGCGTGCAGGCCTCGAAGGCCAGGCCGTCGTGCGCGTTCACCACCACCGCGGCGCCCCGCAGCGCGTGCACCGTGGGGCGGGCCGCACCTTCCACGCGGCCGGTGCGCAGGTGGCCGGCGTACTGCGGCACCCGCGACAGCCCGTGCGAAGCCAGCCCTTGCGCATCGGCCAGCACCAGGGCCTCGGCCGTGGCGCGCGCCATGTCGGCGCTGGCGCCCGCCCTCTCCAGCGCCTGCGCGCCCAGTTGCACCGCTTGCGCCATCGTCATCCTGGCCATCTGAAACCCGCTCCTACTGCCTCGACAAGAAGGGGCGCAGCATAAGCCGGGCGCCTGCCTTGCCAGGGCGTTAAGCTCCCGCATCGACTCTCAATCACCACGCATGGATACCAAGCGCCAGGACCTGACGGCCCGCAATTTCCCCAGTGCCGAAGAAGACGCCCAGATCGCCGAGCCGCCGCACCGCTACACCGGCCCCGAAAGCGCCTACCGCCTGGCCTTCACCGACACCGACTTCCTGCTGCGCGAAGAGCTGCGCCCGGTGCGCATGCAGTTGGAGCTGCTCAAGCCCGAGCTGATCCAGCAGGAACAGGGCATCGAGTCGACCATCGTCATCTTCGGCAGCGCCCGCATCCTGCCGGCCGACGAGGCCGCACGCCGGCTGGAAGCCGTTCGCGCCGCGCCCGACGTGGACGCGGCCACCGTCAAGCGCGCCGAGATGGCGGTGACGATGAGCCGCTACTACGAAGAAGCGCGCCGCTTCGCCGAGATCGTGACCCGCCGCGCCGCGCGGCTGCACACGCCCATCGTGGTGTCCACCGGCGGCGGCCCCGGCATCATGGAAGCGGGCAACCGCGGGGCTTTCGAGGTGGGCGGCCGCAGCCTGGGGCTGAACATCGTGCTGCCGCACGAGCAGGCGCCCAACCCGTACATCACGCCGGAGCTGTGCTTCCAGTTCCACTACTTCGGCCTGCGCAAGATGCACTTCCTGATGCGCAGCGTGGCCATCGTGGCCTTCCCGGGCGGGTTCGGCACGCTGGACGAGATGTTCGAGGCGCTGACGCTGATCCAGACCAAGAAGAGCCGCCGCCGCCCGGTGCTGCTGTTCGGCCGCGACTTCTGGACGCGCCTGATCAACTTCGAGCTGCTGATCGAGACCGGCATGATCTCGCCCGAGGACGTGAACCTGTTCCGCTTCGTCGAGACGGCCGAGGAGGCCTACGACATCCTGGCGGCCGAGTACGGCCTGGACAGCGACGTGGACAACGGCGACGGCAAGAGCCCGCGCGCCGAGGACTTCTGACCCTGGAGTAGATGCCCATGACCCACCTTGTCAGCCTCATCGGCGCGCCCACCGACATTGGCGCAGGCGCCAAGGGCGCGCGCATGGGACCCGAAGCGCTGCGCGTGGCCGACTTCGCCGCGGCGCTGCAAAGCCACGGCCTGGAAGTGGAAGACCGCGGCAACCTGATCGGGCCGGCCAACCCCTGGTTGCCGCCCGACGAGGGCTACCGCCACCTGCACGAGGTGGCCGCCTGGAACCAGCTGGTGCACGACGCTGTGCTGGCCGAGCTGCGCATCGGCCGCATGCCCATCCTGATGGGCGGCGACCATTGCCTGGGGCTGGGCTCCATCAGCGCGGTGGCCCGCCATTGCCGCGAAGCGGGCAAGAAGCTGCGGGTGCTGTGGCTGGACGCGCATGCCGACTTCAACACCAACGAGCTCACGCCCAGCGGCAACATCCACGGCATGCCGGTGGCCTGCCTGTGCGGCTACGGCCCGAAGGAGCTGATCGAGATCGGCGGCCAGGTGCCGGCCGTCAACCCGAAGTGGATCCGCCAGATCGGCATCCGCAGCGTCGATGCCGGCGAGAAGCGCTTCGTGCATCAGGTGGGGCTGGAGGTGTTCGACATGCGCTACATCGACGAGATGGGCATGCGCCACACCATGGAGCTGGCGCTGGCCACGATGGACGACAACACCCACCTGCACGTGAGCTTCGACGTCGACTTCCTCGATGCCGACATCGCCCCCGGCGTGGGCACCACCGTGCCCGGCGGCCCCACCTACCGCGAGGCGCAGCTGTGCATGGAGATGATTGCCGACACCGGCCGCCTGGCCTCGCTGGACGTGATGGAGATCAACCCCGCGCTGGACGTGCGCAACCGCACCGCGCTGATCGCGGTGGACATGATCGAGAGCCTGTTCGGCAAGAGCACGCTGATGCGCCGCTGACCCCCGGCGCCGCCCGCCCCGGATGCCCAAGCCGCTGCTGCAGGACACCGCGCTGCGCTACTTCCTGGAGGTGGTGCGCAGCGGTTCGGCCACCGTGGCGTCCGAACGGCTGCACGTGGCCGCCTCGGCCGTCAGCCGGCAGATCGCGGCGCTGGAACGCACGCTGGGCACCACGCTGTTCGAGCGCCATCCGCGCGGCATGGTGCCCACGCAGGCCGGTGAGATCCTCGCCGGCTATGCCCACCGCGCCGGGCTGGAGGAAGAGCGTGCGCTGGAAGAGATCCAGGCGCTGCAGGGCATGCGCATGGGCCTGGTGCGCATCGCCGCCTCCGAGGCCTTTGCCAACCTGTTCCTGCCGCGGCTGATCGTGGCCTTCCGGCAGCAGCACGAAGGCATCGTCTTCGAGCTGGACGCACAGCCGCCGGCGGTGGTCAGCGCCCAGGTGCGTGAAGGCGCGGTGGACATCGGCCTGCGCTTCAGCCAGGCGCCGGAGGCCGACATCGAGGTGCAGTTCAGCCAGCCGGCGCCGGTGCTGGCGCTGATGCGGCCCGACCATCCGCTGGCCGGCGCTGCCGGCATCGGGCTGCGCGCGATGAGCGAGCACCCGCTGGCCCTGCCCGGCCCGCAGACCACGCTGCGGCAGATGATCGACGCGGCCTGTGCGCGCCAGCAGCTCCGGCTGCGCCCGGCGCTGGTGAGCAACAACATGAGCACGCTGCACAGCTTCGCGATCGAAGGCGGTGGCTTGTCCGTCTCCAGCGGGGTGGCGGTGCGCCAGCTGCGGGCCGAAGGCCGGCTGGCCGCGGTGCCGGTGACCGACGCCGGCCTGGACCTGCGGACGCTGGAGGTGCAGACCCTGGCCGGCCGCACCCTGCCGCGGGCGGTGCAGGCCTTTCTGGAACACCTGAAGCTGCAGCTGCCGGAGGTGATGTAGCCGCGCCGCTTTGCGGTGGCAGCAAGGCAGCCTTGCCCAATCCATGTTGTACGCGCCGCCGGTCCTTTCTAGGATGCGCGGTCGTCTCTGCTGCCCACGCCACGCCCATGCGCCTTTCCCGCAAGCTGTTTCTGCGAACCCTGGCCGGTGCCGGCCTGGCCAGCTTCACGCTGTTGTCCCAGGCCCAGGCCTGGCCCGCCAAGCCGGTGCGGCTGGTGGTGCCCTTTCCGGCCGGCGGCGCCACCGACACCGTGGCCCGCGTGGTGGCCCAGCAGGTGGCCACGGAAACGGGCCAGTCCTTCATCGTCGACAACAAGGCCGGTGCCGGCGGCACGCTGGGCGCCACCGAAGGCATGCGCGCCGCGGCCGACGGCTACACGCTGGTGTTCACCACCAGCAGCACCCACGCCATCTCGCCGCATCTGATGGCCAAGGCGCCCTACGACCCGGTCAAGGACTTCACCCCCATCGCCCACGTGGCCGATGCCGCCAGCGTGCTGCTGGTCACGCCCGGCCTGCCGGTCAAGAGCGTGGCCGAGCTGATCAGCTACGCCAAGGCGCACCCTGGCGAGCTGAACTACGCCAGCAGCGGCAACGGCACCATCGTGCACCTGACCACCGAAGCCTTCCGCTCACAGGCCGGGCTGCAGATGCTGCACGTGCCCTACAAGGGCACCGGCCCCGCCCTCACCGACCTGGCCGCCGGCAACGTGCAGGTGCTGTTCGACTCCATCCCCACCGGCCTGCCGCATGTGCGCAGCGGCCGGCTGAAGGCACTGGCCGTCACCGGCGGCCAGCGCTCGCCGCTGATGCCCGAGCTGCCCACCGTGGCCGAGGCCGGGCTGCCCGGCTTCACCTCGGTCACCTGGTTCGGCCTGTATGGCCCGGCCAGGCTGCCGGCCGACGTGGTGCGGCAGATCAACGCCGCCTTCAACAAGGCGCTGCGCGCGCCCGAAGTGGGCGCCAAGCTGGCCCAGCTGGGCGCCGAACCGGCCGCGCCGCAGTCGCCGGAGGCCTTCGCCGCGATGGTGGCCAAGGACAGCAAGCGCTGGGGTCAGCTGATCCGCGAGCGCAAGATCACTGTAGATTGAGCTTCCATCCCACCATGACTCGTCTAGACAACCCGCTCGACTGGACCCAGCCCTACGCCTCCGCCCGCTCGGCGGTGCTGGGGCGCAACGTGGTCAGCACCTCGCACCCGCTGGCGGCGCAGGCCGGCCTGCGCATGCTGCTGGCCGGCGGCAACGCGGTGGACGCCGCCGTGGCCGCCGCGATGACGCTGACCGTGGTGGAGCCCACCGGCTGCGGCATCGGCAGCGATGCCTTCGCCATCCTGTGGGACGGGCAGCAGTTGCACGGGCTCAATGCCTCGGGCCGCTCGCCGGCCGCCTGGTCGGCCGACCGTTATGCCGGCCGCACCGCCATGCCCGATGCCGGCTGGGACGCGGTGACCGTGCCCGGCGCCGTCTCGGCCTGGGTCGAGCTGTCGCGCCGCTTCGGCAAGCTGCCGCTGGCCCAGGTGGCGGCGCCGGCCATCGGCTATGCGCGCGAGGGCTTTCCGGTCTCGCCCATCATCGCCACGCTATGGGCCATGGGCGGCCAGCGGCTGGGCGGCCAGCCCGGCTTTGCCGAGTGCTTCCTGCCCGAGGGGCGGGCACCCCGTGCCGGTGAGATCTTCCGCAGCGAAGCCCACGCACGCACGCTGGAAGCCATCGCCGACACGCAAGGCGAAGCCTTCTACCGCGGGCCGCTGGCCGAGAAGATCGCCGCCTTCGCCAAGGCCCACGGCGGCGCGATGACCGAAGCCGACCTGGGCGAACACCGGGCCGACTGGTGCGGCACGCTGTCGCAGCGCTTCGGCAGCTCGGTGGTGCACGAGATCCCGCCCAACGGCCAGGGCATCGCCGCGCTGATGGCGCTGGGCATGCTGGAAGCGCTGGGCGCCGACGACCTGCCCATCGACCACGTGGACACGGTGCATCTGCAGATCGAGGCGATGAAGCTGGCCCTGGCCGACCTGCACCGCTACAACGCCGACATCGACCACATGCACGTGCCGCCGCATGCCCTGCTGGATGCGGCCTACCTGGCCGAACGCGCGGCGCTGATCGACCGCCAGCAGGCCGGCGACCCCGGCCACGGCACGCCGCGCCCCGGCGGCACGGTGTACCTGAGCTGCGCCGACGCCAGCGGCATGATGGTGTCCTTCATCCAGAGCAACTACATGGGCTTCGGCTCGGGCGTGGTGGTGCCGGGCACCGGCATCAGCCTGCAGAACCGCGGCCACGGCTTCGTGCTGGAGCCGGGCCATGCCAACCAGGTGGGGCCGCGCAAGCGGCCTTCACACACCATCGTGCCGGCTTTTGCGATGAACGCCGACGGAACGCCGCAGATGAGCTTCGGCGTGATGGGCGGTCCGATGCAAAGCCAGGGCCATGTGCAGATGGCCATGCGGGTGCTGCGCCACGGCCAGAACCCGCAGGCCGCGGTGGACGCGCCGCGCTGGCGCGTGACCGGCGGCCGCCAGGTGGCGCTGGAGCCCGGCTTCGCGCCCGAGGTGGTGGCCGAGCTGCAGCGCCGCGGGCACCAGGTGACCATCGAAACCGGCAGCGGCGTGTTCGCCTTTGGCGGCGCCCAGCTGGTGCTGCGCCAGGGCGAGACCTACATCGCCGGCTCCGACCCGCGCAAGGACGGCCAAGCCGTCGCTTTTTGAGGTTCGCCCCCAAGCTCGCTGCGCTCGCGCCCCCCCGAGGGAGAGCTCAGTCCCTTGGGGCGGCCCGGCGGGACTGAGGTTCGCCCCCAAGCTCGCTGCGCTCGCGCCCCCCCGAGGGGGAGCTCAGTCCCTTGGGGCGGCCCTGCGGGACTGACCCTCGCAGGGCCTTCACCGCGCGGCGGCGACCGCCAGCGGCGCCGAGGCGCGGGCCGACTGGGCGATCTGGCGCAGGCACTCATGCCGCGCGGGGCCGGCCTGCGGCGCCTCGCAGCTTGCGGCCGCGCTGGCCGCCCAACCGCCCGGCGGGAACCAGGGCGTGCGGCCGTCTCCCTCGAACAGCGCCAGCACCGCGGCCAGCACCACCAGGCCGGTGCTCACGCCGGCCAGCAGGATGCACCGCCGCTCCAGCGGATTGAGGATCTCGATCTCGTCATGCTCGTCCATCGTGGTTCCTGGCGGCGCCCCGGGTGCTGAAGGCACGGCAGCCGGGCACCGGGCCGCCGTGCCTGCAAGTTAGGTGCTGCCGGCGGGCGCCGCCTCGTGCGGGCGAAGGACGACCTGGCCTGCCTCATCCACCCGGAGGAGGCTCGACTGGCGAATGTGAAAACCGCACAAACCGGCCGGTCAGATTCACGACTCCGCAACAAAGGTGACAACTAGTCTTTCCTGCAAGCAACCGTGTGTGTTGCGCCAGGAGAGAACAGATGACGACGCACGCCTTCGATGCCGCACTCCCCTGGGGTGCCCGGCCTGCCCTGCCAGCCACGCGCCTCACCGACACGCCGCACCCGCTGCGGCGGGCCGACGATCCGCCCCGCGGCCACCCGCTGGGCGCCGCGGCCATGGCCCTGGTGCTGGACGAGGTGGACTACGGCCTGGTGCTGGTGGATGCCGCCGACCAGGTGCAGCACGCCAACCACACCGCACGCGCCCAGCTGCAGGCCGGGCTGCCCTTGCAGCTGCAGGGCCGCCGGCTGGTGGCCTGCCGTGACCGCGACACCGCCGCGCTGCAGGCTGCGATGGACAACGCCCGCCGCCGCGGCCTGCGCACGCTGGTGGCCGTGAGCACCGGGCTCGGCCAGCGCGCCACGCTGGCCGTCACCCCGCTGCAGACGGCGCCGGCCGCCCAGGCCAGCGGTGTGCTGGTGATGCTGGGCAAGCGCCGCATGTGCGAGGAGCTGACCGCCCTTTCCTTCGGCAAGGCCCACGGCCTGACGCCCACCGAGACGCAGGTGCTGATGCACCTGTGCAATGGCGACACGCCGGCCGAGGCGGCGCGCCGCTGCGGCGTCAAGGTGTCCACCACCCGCACCCACATCAGCAGCATCCGCACCAAGCTAGGCGCGCACAACCTCGACGAGATGATGCGCACGGTGGCCCTGCTGCCGCCGCTGGTCGGCTCGCTGCGGGCGGGTGGCCGCGGCGCCACGGCGCAGGCGATGTAGGGGGAAGCTCAGGCGGGCCGGCCGGCCCGAGCCCGATAGCATCGGCGGATCCACAGGGGGTCCGCCCATGCCCGACGAACAGCCCTCGCCCGTTCCTTCCCCCGGCCCGGTACCCTCGCCCGCCGAGCTGCTGGGCGAGCTGGCCGCTCGCGGCAGCCGCCTGCGGGCGCCGCGCCACGCGCTGCTGATCGAAGAGGGCGAAACCGGCGACTCGCTGTTCATCATCCTGTCGGGCCGGGTGCGGGTGTTCGCCGCCGACCGCAACGGCCGCGAGGTGACCTACGGCTTCTATGGCGCGGGCGACTACGTGGGCGAGATGAGCCTGGACGGCGAACCCCGCTCGGCCAGCGTGATGACGCTGGAGCCCACCGAATGCGCGGTGGTGACGCGGCACACGCTGACGCTGTTCCTGCGCGAGCGGCCGGAGTTCGCCTATGTGCTGATCTCGCGGCTGATCCGCCGCGCCCGCTCGGCCACGCTGTCGGCCCGTCAGATCGCGCTGAACGACGTCTACGGCCGGCTGGTGCTGGTGCTGCAGCAGATGGCGCAGCCCGGCCACGACGGTCGCCCGACCATCCCGGAGCGCCCCACCCACCAGGCGCTGGCCCACCACGTCGGCGCCTCGCGCGAGATGGTCAGCCGCCTGATGAAGGACCTGGAGCGTGGCGGCTACATCCTCAAGGCCGGCCCGGCGCTGGTCATCGCCAAGCCGCTGCCCGAGCGCTGGTGAGCGCCCGCGCCGGGCGCCTTAGGGTTCGCGCGGCGCTTCCTTCACCGCCACCGCCGCCGCCGACACGCGGCGGGCACCCTGCACGGCCAGGCCCAGGCGGCGCTGCAGCCACGGCAGCAGCGGCTCGTTGTTGCCCAGCGGCGGCAGGCGCAGGTCGCCGGTGGTCTGCGGTGCGCCGGTCGCCATTGTCTCGGGCGGCGCCGTGCCCGGCTGGCTGATGGCGGCCAGCAGCTGGTCGATCTGCTGCGCCGCGTCCTGCAGTGCCTGCTCGGAGGCCTCGCGGTCCAGCCGGTCGGCGCGGCGGGTGAGCATGGTGTGCACCGCGGCCAGCTGGGCCAGCAGCACGTGGCACTGGGTCAGCAGCGTGGCCATCGCGTACAGCGGCACCTGCACGCTGCGCGGCTCGGCCCGGGTGCGCTGGGCGCTGGCGGCAATGCCGCCGATGGCCTCGTACACCTCGCGCCGCGCCAGCCGCAGCGCCACGTCGCGCTCGCCGGCCTCGGGCCAGCGCAGCGCCTCCTTCACCAGCGCGCGCAGGCTGCGCTGCACCCGCTCCACCAGGCGGCCGAGGCCACGCCGCTCCCAGGCCGGCAGCACGTAGCTGAAGCCCCAGGCCAGCAGCGCGCCCAGCACCGTGTCGGCCAGCCGCTCGCCCACGCCGAAGCCGCCGCTGGGGTCGGCCAGGTGGGCCTGCACCAGCGCCATCACCGTGGCGGCGGTGGCGGTGACCAGGTAGCGCACGTTGACGAACGCATGCGAGGTGCCCGCCGCGATGAGGAACACCAGGCTGGACAGCAGCGGCGAATGCACCTGCGCGAACACCAGCACCAGCAGGCAGC encodes the following:
- a CDS encoding helix-turn-helix transcriptional regulator → MTTHAFDAALPWGARPALPATRLTDTPHPLRRADDPPRGHPLGAAAMALVLDEVDYGLVLVDAADQVQHANHTARAQLQAGLPLQLQGRRLVACRDRDTAALQAAMDNARRRGLRTLVAVSTGLGQRATLAVTPLQTAPAAQASGVLVMLGKRRMCEELTALSFGKAHGLTPTETQVLMHLCNGDTPAEAARRCGVKVSTTRTHISSIRTKLGAHNLDEMMRTVALLPPLVGSLRAGGRGATAQAM
- a CDS encoding gamma-glutamyltransferase family protein, whose protein sequence is MTRLDNPLDWTQPYASARSAVLGRNVVSTSHPLAAQAGLRMLLAGGNAVDAAVAAAMTLTVVEPTGCGIGSDAFAILWDGQQLHGLNASGRSPAAWSADRYAGRTAMPDAGWDAVTVPGAVSAWVELSRRFGKLPLAQVAAPAIGYAREGFPVSPIIATLWAMGGQRLGGQPGFAECFLPEGRAPRAGEIFRSEAHARTLEAIADTQGEAFYRGPLAEKIAAFAKAHGGAMTEADLGEHRADWCGTLSQRFGSSVVHEIPPNGQGIAALMALGMLEALGADDLPIDHVDTVHLQIEAMKLALADLHRYNADIDHMHVPPHALLDAAYLAERAALIDRQQAGDPGHGTPRPGGTVYLSCADASGMMVSFIQSNYMGFGSGVVVPGTGISLQNRGHGFVLEPGHANQVGPRKRPSHTIVPAFAMNADGTPQMSFGVMGGPMQSQGHVQMAMRVLRHGQNPQAAVDAPRWRVTGGRQVALEPGFAPEVVAELQRRGHQVTIETGSGVFAFGGAQLVLRQGETYIAGSDPRKDGQAVAF
- a CDS encoding LOG family protein, with amino-acid sequence MDTKRQDLTARNFPSAEEDAQIAEPPHRYTGPESAYRLAFTDTDFLLREELRPVRMQLELLKPELIQQEQGIESTIVIFGSARILPADEAARRLEAVRAAPDVDAATVKRAEMAVTMSRYYEEARRFAEIVTRRAARLHTPIVVSTGGGPGIMEAGNRGAFEVGGRSLGLNIVLPHEQAPNPYITPELCFQFHYFGLRKMHFLMRSVAIVAFPGGFGTLDEMFEALTLIQTKKSRRRPVLLFGRDFWTRLINFELLIETGMISPEDVNLFRFVETAEEAYDILAAEYGLDSDVDNGDGKSPRAEDF
- a CDS encoding Bug family tripartite tricarboxylate transporter substrate binding protein, with translation MRLSRKLFLRTLAGAGLASFTLLSQAQAWPAKPVRLVVPFPAGGATDTVARVVAQQVATETGQSFIVDNKAGAGGTLGATEGMRAAADGYTLVFTTSSTHAISPHLMAKAPYDPVKDFTPIAHVADAASVLLVTPGLPVKSVAELISYAKAHPGELNYASSGNGTIVHLTTEAFRSQAGLQMLHVPYKGTGPALTDLAAGNVQVLFDSIPTGLPHVRSGRLKALAVTGGQRSPLMPELPTVAEAGLPGFTSVTWFGLYGPARLPADVVRQINAAFNKALRAPEVGAKLAQLGAEPAAPQSPEAFAAMVAKDSKRWGQLIRERKITVD
- a CDS encoding Crp/Fnr family transcriptional regulator, translating into MPDEQPSPVPSPGPVPSPAELLGELAARGSRLRAPRHALLIEEGETGDSLFIILSGRVRVFAADRNGREVTYGFYGAGDYVGEMSLDGEPRSASVMTLEPTECAVVTRHTLTLFLRERPEFAYVLISRLIRRARSATLSARQIALNDVYGRLVLVLQQMAQPGHDGRPTIPERPTHQALAHHVGASREMVSRLMKDLERGGYILKAGPALVIAKPLPERW
- the rocF gene encoding arginase, with translation MPMTHLVSLIGAPTDIGAGAKGARMGPEALRVADFAAALQSHGLEVEDRGNLIGPANPWLPPDEGYRHLHEVAAWNQLVHDAVLAELRIGRMPILMGGDHCLGLGSISAVARHCREAGKKLRVLWLDAHADFNTNELTPSGNIHGMPVACLCGYGPKELIEIGGQVPAVNPKWIRQIGIRSVDAGEKRFVHQVGLEVFDMRYIDEMGMRHTMELALATMDDNTHLHVSFDVDFLDADIAPGVGTTVPGGPTYREAQLCMEMIADTGRLASLDVMEINPALDVRNRTALIAVDMIESLFGKSTLMRR
- a CDS encoding Ldh family oxidoreductase: MARMTMAQAVQLGAQALERAGASADMARATAEALVLADAQGLASHGLSRVPQYAGHLRTGRVEGAARPTVHALRGAAVVVNAHDGLAFEACTLAVQEAIARAASHGVACAGVVNSHHGGVMVDHLRAVAAAGMVGLAFANAPAAMPAAGGRHPVFGTNPIAAIFPRRPGAGDPLMIDLSLSEVARGKLMMAAKEGRSIPLGWALDVDGQPTTDPARGMEGSMLPLGAASSPKGAMLALMIELLSSAVIGAHFSFEADTFFVDEGNKPRIGQAFIVIDPGALAGSGSYLERVEVLVAEMLRDDGVRLPGARREALRRAAEQDGIEVPDGLVAVLSGV
- a CDS encoding LysR family transcriptional regulator, whose protein sequence is MPKPLLQDTALRYFLEVVRSGSATVASERLHVAASAVSRQIAALERTLGTTLFERHPRGMVPTQAGEILAGYAHRAGLEEERALEEIQALQGMRMGLVRIAASEAFANLFLPRLIVAFRQQHEGIVFELDAQPPAVVSAQVREGAVDIGLRFSQAPEADIEVQFSQPAPVLALMRPDHPLAGAAGIGLRAMSEHPLALPGPQTTLRQMIDAACARQQLRLRPALVSNNMSTLHSFAIEGGGLSVSSGVAVRQLRAEGRLAAVPVTDAGLDLRTLEVQTLAGRTLPRAVQAFLEHLKLQLPEVM